A window of Plasmodium brasilianum strain Bolivian I chromosome 8, whole genome shotgun sequence contains these coding sequences:
- a CDS encoding heme oxygenase, producing the protein MINIILFQFLIITLFSNVHNEKIYYNLHKENTKKTLLFIKKNFECRKKYRLKAKKFINFRDIQIQRINDYRKRSGNDKNNINYNIRDAYNYHENLLFVRSEVLPKLAKIENEKLKEREKFREIFKHINDYNSNFSRQIFMQFLIDLYNIFLKIDEFFLNCKDFSLLTYTGPMLLTNHLYDDIMYLTSVVENSDDITVSQYGREYIAHLEELFKRDKLKFLAHSYLFYKNFHLTKEHLLNSICNYLNIIKKLKSSRYIPDVSNFEFCLNKMSRKWSRWDKDNFLASLHDATDKMMILTKHFQHVKK; encoded by the exons atgattaatataatattatttcaattCTTGATTATTACACTTTTTTCTAATGTACATAATGAAAAGATTTActataatttacataaagaaaataccaaaaaaactttacttttcataaaaaaaaattttgaatgtaggaaaaaatatcgtcttaaagcaaaaaaatttattaattttagagatatacaaatacaaagaataaatgattatagaaaaagaagtgggaatgataaaaataatatcaacTATAATATAAGGGATGCTTATAATTACCATGAAAATCT ccTTTTCGTTAGAAGTGAAGTACTTCCAAAGCTAGCCAAAATAGAAAATGAGAAATTAAAAGAGAGGGAAAAATTTCgagaaatatttaaacacattaatgattataattctaattttagCAGAcag ATCTTTATGCAATTCCTCATAGACTtgtataacatttttttaaaaatcgATGAATTTTTCCTAAATTGCAAGGACTTTTCTCTCCTTACGTACACAGGACCCATGTTACTAACGAATCATCTTTACGATGATATCATGTATTTGACATCTGTGGTTGAA AACTCGGACGATATAACCGTTAGCCAATATGGTCGAGAATACATTGCACATCTGGAAGAACTATTTAAAAGGGATAaattaa AATTCTTAGCCCATTCATACTTATTCtacaaaaattttcatttaacaaAAGAGCATTTACTGAATAGtatttgtaattatttaaatataattaaaaagttaaaatcgTCGAGGTATATTCCTGATGTATCTAATTTCGAG TTTTGTCTAAATAAAATGAGTAGAAAATGGAGCAGGTGGGACAAAGACAATTTTTTGGCTAGTCTTCATGATGCCACTGATAAAATGATGATATTAACGAAGCATTTTCAGCACGTTAAAAAATAG
- a CDS encoding PRE-binding protein, which yields MGRKAKAAATGVQEKSENENATLTNNIKENAPNDKKAGGSKLNDKNEKNENNEKNEKSAKSNKNMQNDKGMKNDKKTTNKGTELTANVQLNGSIQKKKENDIEGKKVNNNVEEKCIIKAKDKGGNRNKSTNQNNKNNNNNNNNNNNNNSNNSNNRNNSNNRNNSNNRNNSNSNSNNNDVNAQHNNAAQKKKKTNKNAKKDEGVNKPNEDGGEEKKINEDQSQSKGNKNSKKNEEGRRKEKNENMNGAGSNKNNMEKNKEDKKEEGKREDGNKKDMKKELKLKEDERKKIENELNKKFLKLTKQDNYKNINDKIEAEVKRNSEFETLISSINTSILKINTQTPRPTNVKLSSTDIENKCKEAKLKKKKINPKNVEEMEEVNTYINYLEEQLNLTKNYENFKNFQNRLNTLKKSCEEKLKENLKSLNEIKTQEKKLKYVDKIIKMKREKQNIVIKESDIINKEFSLSNDKYTTLVKPYNFINRIQSKYFVYVDKVNNNNYENKISLYISGCKDDIENFISYIKNIDFTEKNCVLLSNKVFKIMLNSCDRSFKKLEEDTNVFIHIDNDTLYYCGMKNDVENLKELIDKAINEKNTSTKNVFKTIKLDSVLARGFNKGLLKEIENKTNTLIRMNYDAKTFDASATIKGTKNSDIEEAEEKLNDILKSLDSEFVEFEEREIFALYKKCTYELNEIRKNLNLFVIRHDNGISLVGKNENIQKALEILDYAKNIISSKSVKKKLTEEEAFLFNANYRNQIKTKTGAEVKIFNKSNYKELNISGNKNDIDNAIQMIDDLLKKRKCTQVEINEKVIALLLSSKAQKIKEIEKDTSTSIQINKTSHVAQIYGHEDNIHLAKDILENLVQSEEKEAKYIPNNLYVTVEMNVDTEQIGSIIGRKGRTINKIQEETLAKKIHIDKENKKIFIHGTQKTVDLAQKEILKILSRSKEDNAYYDRYNNKPSSNNSPSSHRKTHNKSTRSSERGGGRSNHRSTSSKNGVYINTSDEKAFPSLHDVTNIQSKKTKKAINQANIKRQDDQQAEVTNEN from the coding sequence ATGGGAAGAAAGGCAAAAGCCGCTGCAACGGGAGTACAGGAAAAGAGTGAGAATGAAAATGCAACTTTGacaaataacataaaagaaaatgcaccaaatgataaaaaagcAGGAGGATCGAAACTAAacgataaaaatgaaaaaaatgaaaacaacgAAAAGAACGAAAAGAGTGCTAAGAGCAATAAGAATATGCAGAATGACAAGGGTATGAAGAATGATAAGAAAACGACAAACAAAGGAACCGAGCTAACGGCAAATGTGCAACTAAATGGAAgtattcagaaaaaaaaagagaatgaTATAGAAGGAAAGAAAGTTAATAATAACGTGGAGGAAAAATGCATAATAAAGGCAAAGGACAAAGGAGGAAACAGAAATAAGAGCACCAaccaaaataataaaaataataacaataataataataataataataataataatagcaataatagcaataatagaaataatagcaataatagaaataatagcaataatagaaataatagcaatagtaatagtaataacaatgacGTCAACGCTCAACATAATAACGCCGCgcaaaagaagaagaaaacgAACAAGAATGCAAAGAAGGACGAAGGTGTGAACAAACCAAATGAAGATGGGGGGGaggagaagaaaataaatgaagatcAATCCCAATCGAAAGGTAATAAGAATTCGAAGAAAAATGAGGAGGGTAGGaggaaagagaaaaatgaaaatatgaacgGTGCAGGTagtaataagaataatatggAAAAGAACAAggaagataaaaaagaagagggaAAAAGGGAAGATGGAAATAAGAAGGACATGAAAAAAGAACtgaaattaaaagaagatgAAAGAAAGAAGATTGAAAATGAGctaaataagaaatttttaaaattaacaaaacaagataattataaaaatataaatgataaaatcgAAGCGGAGGTCAAAAGGAACAGCGAATTTGAAACGCTTATTAGTAGTATAAATACGTCCATATTAAAAATCAATACACAAACACCAAGGCCAACTAACGTAAAACTATCTTCAACCGACATTGAGAATAAATGTAAGGAAGCAAAattaaagaagaagaaaataaatccAAAAAATGTTGAAGAAATGGAAGaagtaaatacatatataaattacttaGAAGAACAATtgaatttaacaaaaaattatgaaaattttaaaaactttCAAAATCGTTTAAATACATTGAAAAAATCAtgtgaagaaaaattaaaagaaaatttaaaaagtttaaatgaaataaaaacgcaagaaaaaaaattaaaatatgtagacaaaattataaaaatgaaaagagaaaaacaaaatatcgTAATAAAAGAATcagatataattaataaagaattttctctttcaaatgataaatatactACCTTAGTTAAACCatacaattttattaatagaatacagagtaaatattttgtatatgtagACAAAGTAAATAACAACAATTATGAAAACAAgatatctttatatatatcaggTTGTAAGGAcgatattgaaaattttatatcctatataaagaatatagaTTTTACGGAAAAAAATTGTGTACTATTAAGTAATaaagtatttaaaataatgttaaattCATGTGATagaagttttaaaaaattggaaGAAGATACGaatgtatttattcatatagaTAATGATACCTTATATTATTGTGGTATGAAAAATGATGTGGAAAATTTAAAGGAATTAATAGATAAAGCtataaatgagaaaaatacTAGTAcgaaaaatgtatttaaaacTATTAAGCTAGATTCAGTTTTAGCAAGAGGATTTAACAAAggtttattaaaagaaatagagaATAAAACTAATACATTAATACGAATGAATTATGATGCAAAAACTTTTGACGCTTCAGCTACAATTAAAGGAACTAAAAATAGTGATATTGAAGAAgcagaagaaaaattaaatgatattCTTAAAAGTTTAGATTCCGAATTTGTAGAATTTGAAGAAAGAGAAATATTTgccttatataaaaaatgcacgtatgaattaaatgaaataagaaaaaatttaaatcttTTTGTTATTCGTCATGATAATGGTATTAGTTTAGTAGGTAAAAATGAGAATATTCAAAAAGCATTAGAGATTTTAGATtatgcaaaaaatattatttcaagcaaatcagttaaaaaaaagcttACAGAGGAAGaagcttttttatttaatgctAATTATAGAAATcagataaaaacaaaaactgGTGCAgaggtaaaaatatttaataaaagtaattataaagaattaaatataagtggtaataaaaatgatattgaTAATGCAATACAAATGATTGatgatttattaaaaaaaaggaaatgcaCCCAAGTCGAAATTAACGAAAAAGTTATTGCTTTATTACTCTCCTCCAAagcacaaaaaattaaagaaattgaaaaagatACATCTACAAGtatacaaattaataaaactaGTCATGTAGCTCAAATTTATGGGCATGAAGATAACATACACCTAGCAAAGGATATTTTAGAAAATCTCGTTCAGTCAGAAGAGAAAGAAGCTAAATACATtccaaataatttatatgtaactGTAGAAATGAATGTTGATACAGAACAAATTGGTAGTATTATAggaagaaaaggaagaacaataaataaaatacaagaaGAAACGTTAGCTAAAAAGATTCATAttgataaagaaaataaaaaaattttcatacaTGGGACACAAAAAACGGTAGATTTAGcacaaaaagaaattttgaaaattttaagtagAAGTAAAGAAGATAATGCTTATTATGAtcgttataataataaacctTCTAGCAACAATTCCCCCTCATCACATAGAAAGACACATAACAAAAGCACAAGATCATCAGAAAGAGGAGGAGGAAGGTCAAATCATCGATCCACCTCATCCAAAAAtggtgtatatataaataccaGTGATGAAAAGGCATTCCCAAGTCTTCACGATGTAACTAATATTCAGtccaaaaaaacaaaaaaagcaATTAACCaagcaaatataaaaagacaGGACGACCAGCAAGCAGAAGTTACTAATGAGAACTGA